In Dehalococcoidales bacterium, the following are encoded in one genomic region:
- the recA gene encoding recombinase RecA — MTTEKGKALELAISQIEKRFGKGSIMKLGESVVMSPVEAIPSGSLSLDLALGIGGIPRGRITEIFGPEASGKTTLGQHIIAEAQKRGGIAAYIDVEHALDPSYARRCGVNVDEMLISQPDTGEQALEIAEALVRSGAVEIIVVDSVAALVPQAEIEGEMGDTHVALQARLMSQALRKLTSTISKAGTAVIFINQLREKVGIVFGNPEVTPGGRALKFYSSVRIDLRRTDTIKQGNEMIGTHVKAKIVKNKVAPPFRSAEFDIMFDHGISREGDILDLGVELGLVSKSGAFFSFGDTRLGQGRENAKQFLSQNPELAQEIGQQIKASAISNHAPSGNNSNNKN; from the coding sequence ATGACCACGGAAAAAGGAAAAGCACTAGAACTAGCGATTAGCCAGATTGAAAAGAGGTTTGGCAAAGGCTCAATCATGAAATTGGGTGAGTCGGTTGTCATGTCACCGGTGGAGGCTATTCCCAGTGGTTCACTATCATTAGACCTGGCCCTAGGAATAGGGGGTATCCCCAGAGGGCGGATTACGGAAATTTTTGGCCCTGAAGCATCAGGTAAGACTACCCTGGGGCAGCACATAATTGCAGAAGCGCAGAAACGGGGGGGTATCGCGGCTTATATCGATGTTGAGCACGCTCTGGACCCGTCCTACGCCAGGCGCTGCGGGGTAAATGTTGATGAGATGCTGATATCCCAACCGGATACCGGGGAGCAGGCTTTGGAGATTGCCGAAGCGCTGGTCAGGAGCGGGGCTGTTGAGATAATTGTCGTCGATAGCGTCGCCGCCCTGGTACCCCAGGCTGAAATTGAGGGGGAGATGGGGGATACTCATGTTGCCTTGCAAGCCCGCCTGATGTCACAGGCCCTAAGAAAGCTGACGTCCACCATCAGCAAAGCAGGAACCGCGGTAATATTCATCAACCAGCTACGAGAGAAGGTCGGTATTGTCTTCGGTAATCCTGAGGTGACACCCGGTGGCCGGGCGCTCAAGTTCTACAGTTCAGTAAGAATAGATTTAAGGCGTACTGACACCATCAAGCAAGGTAACGAAATGATAGGAACTCATGTTAAAGCCAAGATAGTCAAGAACAAGGTCGCACCTCCCTTCAGAAGCGCCGAATTTGACATCATGTTTGACCATGGAATAAGCCGGGAGGGTGATATTCTGGACCTTGGTGTAGAGCTGGGGCTAGTTAGCAAGTCTGGTGCCTTTTTCTCTTTTGGTGACACTCGCCTCGGGCAAGGCAGGGAGAATGCCAAGCAATTCCTGTCTCAAAACCCGGAACTTGCCCAGGAGATTGGCCAGCAGATTAAAGCCTCAGCAATCAGCAACCACGCTCCTTCAGGCAATAATTCAAATAACAAGAATTGA
- a CDS encoding RecX family transcriptional regulator, whose amino-acid sequence MREITALHSRKDRGGRVNIFLDGKYAFSLAAEVVAQEGLQVKQALSADRIEALTGADRRQRCLNAALHYLSYRPRSESELREKLRQRGFTEDTRETVISRLKTQGLGDDMAFAQFWKDNRETFNPRSRRLTVMELRRKGIADDIINQVIDTIDDEESAYQAALSRVYRLPQSDYQGFSRRLGGFLKRRGFDYEVINHTVKRLWQETSDNSL is encoded by the coding sequence ATGCGCGAAATCACGGCTCTCCATAGCAGGAAAGACCGGGGGGGGAGGGTAAATATATTTCTGGACGGCAAATATGCCTTCAGTTTAGCCGCCGAGGTGGTGGCTCAGGAGGGGCTGCAGGTTAAGCAGGCATTATCGGCTGACCGGATTGAAGCATTGACCGGGGCTGACCGCCGGCAGCGTTGCCTCAATGCTGCCCTTCACTATCTCAGTTACCGGCCCCGCAGTGAGAGCGAGTTGAGAGAAAAACTCCGCCAGCGCGGTTTTACTGAGGATACCCGGGAAACGGTAATCTCCAGGTTAAAGACACAGGGACTGGGCGATGATATGGCTTTTGCTCAATTCTGGAAGGATAACCGGGAAACGTTTAACCCGCGCAGCCGGAGGCTGACCGTAATGGAGCTCAGGCGGAAAGGCATCGCCGATGATATAATAAACCAGGTGATTGATACCATTGACGATGAAGAGAGCGCCTACCAGGCAGCCCTGAGCAGAGTTTACCGTTTACCTCAGTCCGATTATCAGGGCTTTTCCCGGCGACTGGGCGGGTTCCTGAAGAGACGCGGATTCGATTACGAGGTGATAAACCATACCGTGAAACGGCTATGGCAAGAAACAAGTGACAACTCCTTATAG
- the rny gene encoding ribonuclease Y: MQTITVLLIISVFVIGVILGGASVFFARQMVINRQLRNAQRKAARTVAEARNEAREIINESKAEVDKAIAANDSEYRERRTELQRQESRLSNKIETLDRRLESIEQRERNLINKEKSIDAIRADLNSIKDKQLKQLEMVSGMTSNEAKQFLLEKIEVEIRDESSRRLRDWEEKLKEESNKKAQEILSQAIQRSASEVVSETSVVSVPLPSDEMKGRLIGREGRNIRALEQATGVDLIIDDTPEAVTLSSFDPVRREIARLALNKLIIDGRIHPARIEEVVAKTREEIEATMYSAGEQAAYEVGVHGLRPELIRLLGRLKYRTSYGQNVLTHSIEVAYLASMIAAELEADVNIAKRAGLLHDIGKAIDREVEGTHTAIGADLVKQWDKSPEVIQGIVEHHLETSNVSIWGYIISAADAISSARPGARRESLENYLKRLRALEDIANNFKGVEKSFAIQAGREIRILVKPEEVDDLGAMRLARDIVKKIEEGLEYPGQIKVIVVRETRAVDFAK; encoded by the coding sequence ATGCAAACAATTACCGTGTTACTAATAATCTCTGTTTTTGTTATCGGGGTGATACTGGGGGGGGCCTCTGTCTTTTTTGCCCGGCAGATGGTCATTAACCGCCAGCTCCGTAACGCGCAGAGGAAGGCCGCCAGGACAGTGGCCGAAGCCAGGAATGAAGCCCGGGAAATTATTAACGAATCCAAAGCGGAGGTAGATAAAGCTATAGCAGCCAATGATTCCGAATACCGTGAAAGGCGCACGGAACTACAGCGTCAGGAAAGCCGCCTCTCCAACAAGATAGAAACACTGGACCGCAGGCTGGAAAGCATTGAACAGCGTGAACGTAACCTGATCAACAAGGAAAAGAGTATCGATGCCATTCGTGCCGACCTCAATTCGATCAAAGACAAGCAGCTAAAGCAGCTGGAGATGGTTTCGGGCATGACCAGCAATGAGGCCAAGCAGTTTTTGCTGGAGAAGATAGAGGTTGAAATCCGGGATGAAAGTTCCCGGCGACTTCGGGACTGGGAAGAAAAGCTGAAAGAGGAATCTAATAAGAAAGCCCAGGAAATTTTATCCCAGGCCATCCAGCGTTCCGCTTCTGAAGTGGTATCGGAAACATCGGTAGTCAGTGTTCCGCTGCCCAGCGATGAGATGAAGGGCCGGCTCATCGGGCGGGAGGGCCGCAACATCCGGGCACTGGAGCAGGCGACCGGTGTCGACCTGATTATTGACGATACACCGGAAGCGGTGACTCTTTCCAGTTTCGACCCGGTAAGACGGGAAATAGCCCGCTTAGCCTTAAACAAGCTCATCATTGACGGCCGTATTCACCCGGCACGCATCGAGGAGGTGGTAGCCAAGACCAGGGAAGAAATAGAGGCCACCATGTACAGCGCCGGCGAGCAGGCGGCTTACGAGGTAGGAGTGCACGGACTACGCCCGGAGCTAATCAGATTACTGGGTCGCCTCAAGTACCGCACCAGCTATGGACAGAATGTTCTCACCCATAGCATCGAGGTTGCTTATCTGGCCAGTATGATTGCCGCCGAACTGGAGGCTGATGTCAATATCGCCAAGAGGGCCGGACTGCTGCATGACATCGGGAAGGCGATAGACCGTGAGGTAGAAGGCACGCATACAGCTATCGGGGCGGACCTGGTAAAGCAATGGGACAAGTCCCCCGAGGTTATTCAGGGTATCGTCGAACATCACCTTGAGACCAGCAATGTCAGCATCTGGGGCTATATCATATCAGCGGCTGACGCCATCAGCAGTGCCCGGCCGGGAGCCAGGCGCGAGTCATTAGAGAACTACCTGAAACGGCTGCGGGCGCTGGAGGACATCGCCAATAACTTTAAGGGAGTAGAAAAGTCTTTTGCCATTCAGGCCGGGCGTGAAATCCGCATTTTAGTCAAGCCTGAAGAGGTTGACGACCTGGGAGCGATGAGGCTGGCCCGGGATATCGTCAAGAAAATAGAGGAGGGTCTGGAGTACCCGGGGCAAATCAAGGTTATCGTTGTCCGGGAAACCAGAGCCGTAGACTTCGCTAAATAG
- a CDS encoding TIGR00282 family metallophosphoesterase — protein sequence MLILAIGDIIGRPGRQAVNKLLPELHRRHKFDLVIANAENIAGGIGVTPLTARELLDAGVDVLTSGNHIWAQKEIIPYLDDENMPLLRPLNYPPGVPGRGYLIKKDIMVVNLIGRTFIGNFDCPFRGMDKLLAELNPRPPVIIVDFHAEATSEKMALGRYLDGRVSAVLGTHTHVGTIDAQLFPRGTAYVTDIGMTGPVDSVIGDDTESVLQRFLSSIHNRLSVAQGKVMFNAVLVEIDKKSGKATRIDRVYQEVE from the coding sequence GTGTTAATTCTAGCCATTGGTGATATAATCGGCAGGCCCGGCAGGCAAGCCGTAAATAAGCTCTTACCGGAGCTGCACAGGCGACACAAGTTTGACCTGGTTATCGCCAACGCCGAGAATATTGCCGGCGGCATAGGGGTGACACCACTGACGGCCAGAGAGTTGCTTGACGCCGGCGTTGACGTACTTACCTCAGGCAACCACATCTGGGCGCAAAAAGAAATCATTCCTTACCTTGATGATGAAAATATGCCTCTTTTACGCCCGCTGAACTATCCGCCGGGGGTACCGGGGAGGGGCTATCTCATCAAGAAGGATATTATGGTGGTCAATCTTATCGGAAGGACTTTCATCGGCAACTTCGATTGTCCATTCCGGGGCATGGATAAATTGCTGGCGGAGCTTAACCCCAGACCGCCGGTAATTATTGTTGACTTTCACGCCGAAGCAACATCAGAAAAGATGGCGCTGGGGAGATACCTGGATGGCAGGGTCAGCGCCGTGCTGGGCACACATACCCATGTCGGCACCATTGACGCCCAGCTGTTTCCCAGAGGCACCGCCTATGTCACCGATATCGGCATGACCGGCCCGGTTGACTCGGTTATCGGTGATGATACTGAATCAGTACTGCAGCGTTTCCTCAGCTCCATACACAACCGTCTATCCGTAGCTCAGGGTAAAGTAATGTTCAACGCGGTACTGGTTGAGATAGACAAAAAGAGCGGTAAAGCGACCCGTATCGACCGCGTCTACCAGGAGGTGGAATAA
- a CDS encoding PHP domain-containing protein, which produces MSQVDLHIHSTVSDGTLSPAEVVSRAAEAGLTVIALADHDNLDGIAPALEAARSFPQLTVIPGVEISADIATGEAHVLGYFIDYTHPELCDALQTLRDSRLERAQQMIAKLGRLGLPVEWERVREIAGSGSVGRPHIAQAMLEKGYISSMKEAFSGYLGWGKPAYVSRKKMSPAELVKLILRAGGVPVLAHPLTLNEPEALIVELKAHGLAGIEAYYNNYTPEEINRLVTLADQHGLIATGGSDYHGLDNSTETMIGGADVPITVAEKLFALDQATRRSSQPSRNQKK; this is translated from the coding sequence ATGTCCCAGGTTGACCTCCACATCCATTCCACAGTATCCGATGGCACCTTGAGCCCGGCGGAAGTGGTCAGTAGAGCCGCTGAGGCCGGGCTAACCGTTATCGCCCTGGCGGACCACGATAACCTTGACGGCATTGCCCCCGCCCTGGAAGCGGCCAGAAGTTTCCCTCAGCTAACCGTGATACCTGGTGTTGAGATCAGCGCCGACATTGCCACCGGCGAGGCTCATGTTCTGGGCTATTTTATAGATTATACTCACCCCGAGTTGTGCGACGCTCTGCAGACATTACGCGATTCCCGCCTGGAACGGGCACAGCAAATGATTGCCAAACTGGGGAGGTTAGGTCTGCCCGTTGAGTGGGAGCGTGTCAGGGAAATCGCCGGCAGCGGCTCCGTCGGCCGTCCCCACATCGCCCAGGCGATGCTGGAGAAAGGCTACATATCTTCCATGAAGGAGGCGTTTTCCGGCTATCTCGGCTGGGGCAAGCCGGCCTATGTCTCACGAAAAAAGATGAGCCCCGCGGAACTGGTAAAACTGATACTGCGGGCGGGCGGCGTGCCGGTGCTGGCACACCCGCTTACCCTTAATGAACCGGAGGCGCTGATTGTTGAACTGAAAGCCCACGGCCTGGCCGGTATCGAAGCTTACTATAACAATTACACCCCTGAAGAAATCAACCGACTGGTGACGCTGGCTGACCAGCACGGCCTTATCGCCACCGGCGGCAGCGATTACCACGGGCTGGACAACAGCACCGAGACCATGATCGGCGGGGCTGATGTCCCCATCACCGTGGCCGAGAAACTCTTTGCTTTAGACCAGGCCACCAGGCGGTCAAGTCAGCCAAGCCGTAACCAGAAAAAGTAA
- a CDS encoding glycerol-3-phosphate acyltransferase — translation MGIEFVLLVAGAYLLGSVPTAYLIAKWRRGIDIRQYGSGNVGASNVLSVVSKRWSIPVTIFDLGKGMVTVGLAQLMGLGVIQQIIIGLAAIIGHNWTVFLGFNGGRGMFTTLGVLLVLSPKLGISALVLAYLFAPFRQLSLGVTIALVSLPVASWFLSEPFGIEERSAITLGYLLLLFTAMLRRLTVPRAPISAGLPTREVVINRLLFDRDIRDRKAWISQSRSPEGSKKSAG, via the coding sequence ATGGGTATCGAGTTTGTCTTACTGGTTGCAGGCGCCTATCTGCTAGGCTCAGTGCCGACCGCCTATCTGATTGCCAAATGGAGACGGGGGATAGATATCCGGCAATACGGCAGCGGGAACGTCGGGGCGTCCAACGTTTTGTCTGTCGTCTCGAAGCGGTGGAGCATCCCGGTAACTATTTTTGACCTGGGGAAAGGGATGGTAACGGTGGGGCTGGCCCAGTTAATGGGGCTGGGCGTCATCCAGCAGATAATCATCGGGTTGGCGGCCATTATCGGACACAACTGGACAGTCTTTCTCGGTTTCAACGGGGGGCGCGGTATGTTCACTACCCTGGGTGTCCTCCTGGTACTGTCACCCAAGCTGGGGATAAGCGCTTTAGTCCTGGCTTACCTTTTTGCGCCCTTCCGGCAGCTATCCCTGGGAGTAACCATAGCCCTGGTCAGCTTACCGGTGGCAAGCTGGTTTCTCAGCGAGCCGTTCGGCATCGAAGAAAGGTCGGCCATTACCTTGGGTTACCTGTTGCTACTGTTTACCGCCATGTTACGGCGGTTGACGGTGCCGCGCGCCCCGATCAGCGCCGGGCTGCCAACCAGAGAGGTGGTTATCAACCGCCTGCTTTTTGACCGGGACATCAGAGACAGAAAAGCCTGGATAAGCCAGAGCCGCAGCCCGGAAGGCAGCAAGAAAAGCGCCGGTTAG
- a CDS encoding endonuclease produces the protein MADGLPALTLETVGQQLDNIYRRLIECYGHQHWWPAEEPFEVMVGAILTQSAAWRNVEKAISNLKAAGALSSRALRQRSLAEIADLIHPCGYYNVKARKLKSLVHWLQEYCDDDLSRLSDGATDRLRQQLLAVWGIGEETADSIILYAVGKPVFVIDAYTRRIIDRIGLAVDGNSYADYQSLFTENLPADAVLFNEYHALLICLGKNVCRPRPLCPRCCLREVCRFSSNS, from the coding sequence ATGGCTGATGGATTGCCTGCCCTGACCCTGGAAACGGTCGGTCAACAACTGGATAATATCTACCGCCGCCTCATCGAGTGCTACGGCCACCAGCACTGGTGGCCTGCCGAGGAGCCGTTTGAGGTGATGGTGGGGGCAATACTCACCCAGTCCGCCGCCTGGCGTAATGTGGAGAAGGCTATCTCCAACCTGAAAGCGGCCGGGGCGCTGTCATCCCGGGCGCTTCGCCAGCGCAGCCTGGCGGAAATTGCCGACCTTATTCACCCCTGCGGGTACTATAACGTCAAGGCGCGTAAGCTCAAGTCCCTGGTGCACTGGCTCCAGGAATACTGTGATGACGACCTGAGCAGGCTTTCCGATGGTGCTACTGACCGGCTCCGTCAGCAGCTCCTGGCGGTCTGGGGTATCGGGGAGGAGACAGCTGATTCCATAATCCTGTACGCGGTAGGCAAGCCGGTTTTTGTTATTGACGCTTACACCCGCCGTATTATCGACCGCATCGGCCTGGCGGTTGATGGGAACAGCTACGCGGATTATCAGTCGCTCTTTACGGAAAATTTACCGGCGGATGCGGTGCTGTTCAATGAATATCACGCCCTGCTGATCTGTCTGGGCAAGAATGTCTGCCGCCCCCGCCCCCTCTGCCCGCGGTGCTGCCTCCGGGAGGTCTGCCGTTTCAGCTCGAATAGCTGA
- the rpsI gene encoding 30S ribosomal protein S9, whose product MAKQTYYQKTGRRKTAVAQVRLLPGGGAIVVNGTPYEELFPRLVNRQAIARPLVLTETLGKYSITVKVDGGGVSGQCGAISHGIARALLAADEGLKPVLRQNGLLTRDSRTKERKKAGLKRARKAPQYTKR is encoded by the coding sequence TTGGCAAAGCAAACATACTATCAGAAGACAGGCAGGCGCAAGACGGCGGTAGCCCAGGTACGGCTGTTGCCGGGTGGCGGCGCCATCGTGGTCAACGGCACTCCTTATGAGGAGTTATTCCCCAGGCTGGTCAACCGTCAGGCAATCGCCAGGCCCCTGGTATTGACCGAGACTCTCGGCAAGTACAGCATAACGGTTAAGGTGGACGGCGGCGGCGTATCAGGTCAGTGCGGCGCTATCTCTCATGGTATTGCGCGGGCCCTGCTGGCTGCCGACGAAGGCCTTAAACCGGTGCTGCGCCAGAACGGGTTGCTTACCAGAGACTCCAGGACTAAAGAGAGAAAGAAGGCCGGTCTCAAACGTGCCCGTAAAGCGCCTCAGTACACCAAGCGTTAA
- the rplM gene encoding 50S ribosomal protein L13 encodes MLKTYSTKASDIEREWHLIDASDEILGKVATRAASLLMGKHKPIFSNHLDTGDYVVIINAEKVRVTGKKAQQKFYYRHSGYPGALKSTSLERMMQTYPTRVIEHAVKGMLPHTRLAAGMMTRLRIHAGTSHPYQGQIKTDLTKEEKG; translated from the coding sequence ATGTTAAAGACCTATAGTACTAAAGCCTCTGATATTGAGCGGGAATGGCACCTTATCGATGCTTCAGATGAAATCCTGGGCAAGGTGGCGACACGGGCGGCTAGCCTGCTGATGGGTAAGCACAAGCCAATCTTCAGCAATCACCTGGATACCGGTGATTATGTCGTTATCATCAACGCGGAGAAGGTGCGGGTTACCGGCAAGAAGGCGCAGCAAAAGTTCTATTACCGGCATTCCGGTTATCCCGGAGCGCTCAAAAGTACCAGTTTAGAGAGGATGATGCAGACCTATCCCACACGGGTGATTGAGCATGCCGTTAAGGGCATGTTGCCTCATACCCGCCTGGCCGCCGGGATGATGACCAGGCTCAGGATTCACGCCGGTACCAGTCATCCTTATCAGGGCCAGATAAAAACTGACCTGACTAAAGAAGAGAAGGGATAG
- the truA gene encoding tRNA pseudouridine(38-40) synthase TruA, with protein MVLTADIPDVGLITGSAVTTRVVLVLEYDGTRYHGSQWQADMPTVQEEIEKALRKLTGEKTRVTSASRTDAGVHARGQVVSFRTASPHPPETFISGLNYYLPPDVAVRTAYRVRDSFNVRRQAVSREYDYYILNSPVRSPLREGFSYRVGGRLDIEVMNQACQALIGEHDLASFMSGTGAGVKSTVRRVYRAEIRRDGDMAVFNMVANSFLPHQVRNTAGALIRVGLGKMDVAGFVDIMAAKRPGLAGPAAPACGLFLTRVNYPRPLAEETV; from the coding sequence ATGGTGCTTACCGCCGATATTCCGGACGTGGGACTGATTACCGGTTCAGCCGTGACTACCAGGGTCGTCCTGGTGCTGGAATATGACGGTACCCGCTACCATGGTTCCCAGTGGCAGGCTGATATGCCTACTGTTCAAGAGGAAATAGAGAAAGCGCTACGGAAGCTTACCGGGGAAAAGACGCGGGTGACCTCAGCCAGCCGCACTGATGCCGGCGTCCATGCCCGGGGGCAGGTGGTCAGCTTCAGGACAGCGTCACCCCATCCCCCGGAGACTTTTATTAGCGGGCTGAATTATTATCTGCCTCCGGATGTGGCGGTCAGGACGGCGTATAGAGTAAGGGATTCCTTTAACGTCAGGAGACAGGCGGTGAGCCGGGAATATGACTATTACATACTTAATAGCCCGGTACGGTCGCCCCTGAGAGAGGGTTTTTCCTACCGGGTTGGCGGGCGACTGGATATCGAGGTGATGAATCAGGCATGTCAGGCGCTTATCGGCGAACATGACCTGGCCTCTTTTATGAGCGGTACCGGCGCCGGGGTGAAGAGCACGGTGCGCCGGGTTTACCGGGCGGAAATCAGGCGAGACGGGGATATGGCCGTATTTAATATGGTGGCTAATTCATTCTTACCTCATCAGGTGCGTAATACCGCCGGGGCCTTAATCAGGGTCGGTCTGGGTAAGATGGATGTCGCCGGGTTTGTTGATATAATGGCTGCCAAAAGACCCGGTCTGGCCGGACCGGCGGCCCCCGCTTGCGGGCTATTCCTGACGCGGGTAAACTATCCCCGCCCTTTAGCCGAGGAGACCGTTTGA
- the rplQ gene encoding 50S ribosomal protein L17, whose product MSNKTARSRTGKTSSYRRAMYRNLVTDLLGYEKITTTAPKAAQVRGLAEKMITLGKRGGLHSRRQALSFVFNEDIADKLFNELAQRYSARPGGYTRITKLGPRLGDGALMVQLELVK is encoded by the coding sequence ATGAGTAACAAAACAGCACGTTCAAGAACAGGCAAGACTTCAAGTTACCGCAGGGCGATGTATCGTAACCTGGTGACTGACCTCCTGGGTTATGAGAAGATTACTACCACCGCGCCCAAGGCCGCCCAGGTACGTGGTCTGGCGGAGAAGATGATTACGTTAGGCAAGCGGGGCGGGCTTCATTCCCGTCGCCAGGCACTGTCCTTTGTCTTCAATGAAGACATCGCCGACAAGCTATTTAATGAGCTTGCCCAGAGATATTCCGCCCGTCCCGGCGGTTATACCCGTATTACTAAGCTGGGGCCCAGGCTGGGTGATGGCGCCCTGATGGTCCAGCTTGAGCTGGTGAAATAA